GCCAGAAGGAGTCCGTGGCGGTGGCCCGCAAGGCGGACGTGATGATCGTCCTGGGCGGGTACAACAGTGCCAACACCCGCCGGTTGGCGGAGATCTGCAGGGAATTCAACCTTCGGGTCCACCACATCGAAACCGCCTCGGAGCTCTCCCCGGAAACGCTTTCGGGGGTCTCCTGCGTTGGGGTGACGGCGGGCGCCTCGACTCCCGAGTGGATCATCGAGGAGCTGGTCGAACGGATCCGGTCGGTCTGGCAGGAAGAAAAGATTCAGGTTGCCTATTATCAGTGATAGGATGACCTTTCCCGGAAGGTTTGCATTTTCTACGGATTCCGAGGATATTAGTATTCAGGAAACCCCATCAGAGGTGGAACTTATGGAAAACAAACTCACCCATGCCGATCCTTCCCGGGAGGGGGAAGAGGGGGCCGGCGGGCAGACGACCGGGAAGAACGAGGACGATTTCGCGAAACTGTACGAGGAAAGCATCGAGGTGCCCGAGGAAGGCCAGATCATCCACGGGGTGGTGATCAAGGTCCTCAAGGAGTACATCGCGGTCGACATCAACCGGAAATCGGAAGGGATGCTCCCCCTGGAGGAACTGCCTGCGGAGGAACTCGCGGCGCTCTCGCCGGGCAGCCGCATCGACATCATGGTGGAGAGATACGATCCCGAGCAGGGGTTTGTCCTCCTGTCCCGCTCCAAGGTGCTCAAGATCCGTGTCTGGGACGACCTGCAGAAGGCTTACGACGACGGTACGGCCGTTCCGGGGACCGTCGTGGCCAAGATCAAGGGGGGGTTTACGGTCGACATCGGCGTCAAGGCGTTCCTCCCGGGCAGCCAGGTGGACATCCGTCCGGTCCGTGACAATGAGGCCGTGGTGGGGCTGCAAGGGAAATTCAAGATCCTCAAGTTCTCCCGGAAAAAGACCAACGTGGTCGTCTCCCGGCGCGCCGCCCTGGAGGAAGAGCGCGACGGCCAGCGCAAGGGGATTCTCGACCGGATCCGGGAGGGGGACAACGTCGAGGCGAAGGTCAAGAACATCACCGACTACGGCGTGTTCATGGACCTGGGGGGACTGGACGGGCTGATGCACATCACCGACATGAGCTACGGCAAGGTGGGCCACCCCTCCGACCTCTGCAAGGTCGGCGACACGCTGAAGGTCAAGGTCATCCGCTTCGACCGCGAGAAGGGGCGGATCTCCCTGGGCCTCAAGCAGATGAAGGCCGACCCGTGGATCGACATCGAGAAGCGGTATGCGACGGGCGGCCGGTACCAGGGGCGCGTGACCAACATCACCAAGTACGGGGCCTTCGTCGAGCTCGAGGAAGGGGTCGAGGGGCTGCTTCACGTCTCCGAGATGACCTGGAGCAAGAAGCTCAAGGATCCCTCCGAAATCTTGAAGGCGGGCGACACGGTCGAGGTCGTGGCGTTGAGGGTCGAGAAGGAGCACAAGAAGATCTCGCTCGGGTTGAAGCAGCTGCTGTCCAACCCGTGGGACGAGCTCCGCTCCAAGCACCCGGAAGGGTCCGTCGTCGAGGGATTGGTGAAGAACCTCACCGACTTCGGGGTCTTCGTCGACATCGGCTCCGAGATCGACGGCCTGGTGCACGTTTCCGACATCTCCTGGAGCCAGCGGGTGAAGCACCCCTCCGAACTGTACAAGCGGGGGGACCGGGTGCAGGCCCGGGTCCTGAAGGTCGACCCCGAGTCCCAGAAATTCTCCTTGAGCATCAAGCACCTCACCGTGGATCCCTGGTCGGGAATCGAGACCCGCTTCAAGAAGGGCAACGTCGTCGCAGGCCGGGTGTCCCGCGTGGCCGACTTCGGGGTCTTCGTGGAGCTGGCCGACGGCATCGAGGGTCTGGTGCACATTTCCGAGTTGTCCCGGGAGAAGGTCGACAACCCGAATTCCCTGTTCAAGGCCGGGGACGAGGTGGGGGCGGTCGTGCTCGCCGTGGACCGGACGAACAAGAAGATCTCCCTCTCCGTCCGCGCGTATCAGGACGAGACGGATCGGAAGAACATGGAATCGTACATGTCCAAGCCCTCCAACTCGTCGGAGAACCTCACCGTCCTCGGGGAAGCGCTGCGGGCGAAGCTGAAGATCAACAGCGAGTGAAGCCAGGCCGCATATGAGCATGGAAATCCCTCAACCGTCGCCGCGAGTCCGCCGCCCGTTCCTGCGCGGATGCGCGATCGTGGCGCTGGTCTTCGTCGCCTTCTTCGTTCTCATCGGGATCATCTCGCGCGTGGACGACTGGTCTCTCCCGACCGGGAACAAGGTCGCGGTTTTGCCCGTCACGGGGCTGATCGCCGATTCCGAAAGCACGATCGAGCAGCTCAGGAAGTTCTCCAAGGACGATTCCGTCAAGGCGATCGTCCTCCGCATCAACTCCCCCGGCGGCGGGGTGGGGCCTTCCCAGGAGATCTACGAGGAGGTCAGAAAGCTGAAAGGAAAGAAGGTGGTCGTGGCGTCGATGGGCGCCTTGGCGGCCTCCGGCGGCTACTACATCGCCTGCGCCGCGCAGAAGATCTACGCCAATCCCGGAACGATCACCGGCTCCATCGGCGTGATCATGCAGTTCGTGAACGTCAAGGACCTGATCGAGAAAATCGGCCTCAAAGGGATGGTGGTCAAAAGCGGCGTCTTCAAGGACATCGGGTCCCCCGTGCGGGACATGAAGCCGGAGGAGCGGGAACTCCTCCAGGGCGTCATCGACAACGTGCACTCCCAGTTCATCGGGGCCGTCGCGGAGGGGCGGAAGATGGATCGCGAGAAGGTGGCGAAGATCGCGGACGGGCGGATCTTCTCCGGCGAGCAGGCGAAGGCCCTTGGGCTGGTCGACGCCCTCGGGAACCTGGAGGACGCCGTTGCGGAGGCGGGGAAGCTGGCCAAGATCGAAGGGGAGCCCCGCGTGGTGACCCCTCCGAAGAAAAAGCTCTCCATCCTGGAATTGCTAAAGGAAGAGGCGATCAGTATAATCGGTGACAAATTGACGGAAAATCGTATCCGCCTCGAATCCCTCGCACAATAAAATTCCCCGGAGGGAATGACGGCATGACGAAGAGCGATCTTGTTCAGAAATTGTCCGTGCAGGTAACGACCCTGACGAAGAAGGAGTGCGAGGTCATCGTGGACACGGTCTTCCACCACATGAAGGACGCCCTTCAGCGCGGGGAAAAGATCGAGATCCGCGGCTTCGGCAGTTTCACCGTCCGCGTCCGCCGCGCCAAGGAAGGGCGCAATCCCAAGACCGGGGAGAAGGTGTCGATCCCCGAGAAGCGGATCCCCTTCTTCAAGGTCGGCAAGGAACTCCGGGAACTGGTCAACTCCTGACGGCCTGATGGAAAGGATGTTCTCCCCCTGGCGGATGGAATACATTCGCCAGGGAACTTCCGGCGGGAAGGGCCGAGGGTGCATCTTCTGCATCGGGGAGTCCGAGAGGGACGACCCCGAGCGCCTGGTCCTGGGGCTCTACCCCCGCACCCTCGCGATCTGCAACCGTTATCCTTACAATAACGGGCACGTTCTGCTGGCCCCGCGGCGGCACGTGGCCGACCCGTCCCTCCTTTCGAAGGAGGAGCAGGCGGAGCTGATGTCCC
This genomic interval from Deltaproteobacteria bacterium RBG_16_64_85 contains the following:
- a CDS encoding multidrug transporter encodes the protein MEIPQPSPRVRRPFLRGCAIVALVFVAFFVLIGIISRVDDWSLPTGNKVAVLPVTGLIADSESTIEQLRKFSKDDSVKAIVLRINSPGGGVGPSQEIYEEVRKLKGKKVVVASMGALAASGGYYIACAAQKIYANPGTITGSIGVIMQFVNVKDLIEKIGLKGMVVKSGVFKDIGSPVRDMKPEERELLQGVIDNVHSQFIGAVAEGRKMDREKVAKIADGRIFSGEQAKALGLVDALGNLEDAVAEAGKLAKIEGEPRVVTPPKKKLSILELLKEEAISIIGDKLTENRIRLESLAQ
- a CDS encoding integration host factor subunit beta, encoding MTKSDLVQKLSVQVTTLTKKECEVIVDTVFHHMKDALQRGEKIEIRGFGSFTVRVRRAKEGRNPKTGEKVSIPEKRIPFFKVGKELRELVNS
- a CDS encoding HIT family hydrolase, with the protein product MERMFSPWRMEYIRQGTSGGKGRGCIFCIGESERDDPERLVLGLYPRTLAICNRYPYNNGHVLLAPRRHVADPSLLSKEEQAELMSLVTLGVKALSEEYSPQGFNVGMNLGEAAGAGVEDHLHVHIVPRWVGDTSFMTAVQTTRVLPESLPETHARLSARFGLL